One Clupea harengus chromosome 12, Ch_v2.0.2, whole genome shotgun sequence DNA segment encodes these proteins:
- the fbxw2 gene encoding F-box/WD repeat-containing protein 2 isoform X2, producing MEKAAFEGWLESVSASYLTLSDQQRNQSLDRLISLSGATQLRYLSNGLETLLKRDFLRLLPLELAFYLLRWLDPETLITCCLVCKQWNKVISTCTEVWQGVCCDLGWRIDDSIQDAQHWKCIYLKAKLRMKQLKEEEAFETSSLIGHSARVYALYYKDGLLCTGSDDLSAKLWDVRTGQCIYGIQTHTCATVKFDEQKLVTGSFDNTIACWEWSTGAKIQQFRGHTGAVFSVDYNDDLDTLVSGSADFTVKVWALSAGACLNTFTGHTEWVTKVILSMSEVESMMHSPGDYTLLSADKYEIKVWPIGREINCECLKTLAVSEDRSVCLQPRLQFDGRHVICSSDLGVYQWDFASFDILRVIKTHHMPNLSLLSFGEVFALLFDHSYLYVMDLRTEVITGRWPLPAYRKSKRGSSFLPGVTAWLNGLDGDNDSGLVFATSMPDHSIHLVLWKENG from the exons ATGGAGAAGGCGGCCTTTGAGGGGTGGCTGGAATCAGTCTCCGCCTCCTACCTCACACTGAGCGACCAGCAGAGGAACCAGTCGCTGGACCGCCTCATCTCCCTGAGCGGCGCCACCCAGCTCCGCTACCTGTCCAATGGGCTGGAGACGTTGCTGAAGAGGGACTTCCTGCGGCTGCTGCCCCTGGAGCTGGCCTTCTACCTGCTGCGCTGGTTGGACCCAGAGACACTGATCACCTGCTGCCTGGTGTGCAAGCAGTGGAACAAGGTGATCAGCACCTGCACGGAGGTGTGGCAGGGCGTGTGCTGCGATCTGGGCTGGCGCATCGACGACTCCATCCAGGACGCACAGCACTGGAAGTGCATCTACCTGAAGGCCAAGCTGCGCATGAagcagctgaaggaggaggaggccttCGAGACGTCCTCGCTGATCGGCCACAGCGCCCGGGTCTATGCGCTCTACTACAAAGATGGTCTCCTCTGCACAG GCTCAGATGATCTCTCTGCAAAGCTGTGGGATGTTCGCACTGGGCAGTGCATCTACGGGATCCAGACCCACACCTGCGCCACAGTGAAATTCGACGAGCAAAAGTTGGTGACCGGATCGTTTGACAACACCATTGCATGCTGGGAGTGGAGCACGGGTGCCAAAATTCAGCAGTTCCGCGGGCACACAGGGGCAG TGTTCAGCGTCGACTACAACGACGACCTGGACACCCTGGTGAGTGGCTCGGCCGACTTCACCGTCAAAGTGTGGGCTCTCTCAGCAGGGGCATGTCTCAACACGTTCACCGGGCACACGGAGTGGGTCACCAAG GTTATTCTTTCAATGAGCGAAGTGGAGTCCATGATGCACAGTCCGGGGGATTACACCTTACTGAGTGCTGATAAGTATGAGATCAAG GTCTGGCCCATCGGCAGGGAGATCAACTGTGAGTGTTTGAAGACCCTGGCCGTGTCAGAGGACCGCAGCGTCTGCTTGCAGCCGCGTCTGCAGTTCGACGGGCGCCATGTCATCTGCAGCTCCGACCTGGGCGTCTACCAGTGGGACTTCGCCAGCTTTGATATCCTCAG GGTCATCAAGACGCACCACATGCCCAACCTCTCCTTGCTGAGCTTCGGCGAGGTGTTCGCCCTGCTGTTCGACCACAGCTACCTGTACGTGATGGACCTGAGGACTGAGGTCATCACGGGCCGCTGGCCGCTGCCGGCCTACCGCAAGTCAAAGCGCGGCTCCAGCTTCCTGCCCGGCGTCACGGCCTGGCTCAACGGACTGGACGGGGACAATGACTCAGGCCTGGTGTTTGCCACCAGCATGCCCGACCATAGCATTCACTTGGTACTGTGGAAGGAGAACGGGTAG
- the fbxw2 gene encoding F-box/WD repeat-containing protein 2 isoform X1, with the protein MAPIRLSEGEISCPHSAGRRSDVLMEKAAFEGWLESVSASYLTLSDQQRNQSLDRLISLSGATQLRYLSNGLETLLKRDFLRLLPLELAFYLLRWLDPETLITCCLVCKQWNKVISTCTEVWQGVCCDLGWRIDDSIQDAQHWKCIYLKAKLRMKQLKEEEAFETSSLIGHSARVYALYYKDGLLCTGSDDLSAKLWDVRTGQCIYGIQTHTCATVKFDEQKLVTGSFDNTIACWEWSTGAKIQQFRGHTGAVFSVDYNDDLDTLVSGSADFTVKVWALSAGACLNTFTGHTEWVTKVILSMSEVESMMHSPGDYTLLSADKYEIKVWPIGREINCECLKTLAVSEDRSVCLQPRLQFDGRHVICSSDLGVYQWDFASFDILRVIKTHHMPNLSLLSFGEVFALLFDHSYLYVMDLRTEVITGRWPLPAYRKSKRGSSFLPGVTAWLNGLDGDNDSGLVFATSMPDHSIHLVLWKENG; encoded by the exons ATG GCCCCAATTAGGCTTTCTGAAGGTGAGATCTCATGCCCACACTCTGCAGGTAGACGCTCTGATGTGCTCATGGAGAAGGCGGCCTTTGAGGGGTGGCTGGAATCAGTCTCCGCCTCCTACCTCACACTGAGCGACCAGCAGAGGAACCAGTCGCTGGACCGCCTCATCTCCCTGAGCGGCGCCACCCAGCTCCGCTACCTGTCCAATGGGCTGGAGACGTTGCTGAAGAGGGACTTCCTGCGGCTGCTGCCCCTGGAGCTGGCCTTCTACCTGCTGCGCTGGTTGGACCCAGAGACACTGATCACCTGCTGCCTGGTGTGCAAGCAGTGGAACAAGGTGATCAGCACCTGCACGGAGGTGTGGCAGGGCGTGTGCTGCGATCTGGGCTGGCGCATCGACGACTCCATCCAGGACGCACAGCACTGGAAGTGCATCTACCTGAAGGCCAAGCTGCGCATGAagcagctgaaggaggaggaggccttCGAGACGTCCTCGCTGATCGGCCACAGCGCCCGGGTCTATGCGCTCTACTACAAAGATGGTCTCCTCTGCACAG GCTCAGATGATCTCTCTGCAAAGCTGTGGGATGTTCGCACTGGGCAGTGCATCTACGGGATCCAGACCCACACCTGCGCCACAGTGAAATTCGACGAGCAAAAGTTGGTGACCGGATCGTTTGACAACACCATTGCATGCTGGGAGTGGAGCACGGGTGCCAAAATTCAGCAGTTCCGCGGGCACACAGGGGCAG TGTTCAGCGTCGACTACAACGACGACCTGGACACCCTGGTGAGTGGCTCGGCCGACTTCACCGTCAAAGTGTGGGCTCTCTCAGCAGGGGCATGTCTCAACACGTTCACCGGGCACACGGAGTGGGTCACCAAG GTTATTCTTTCAATGAGCGAAGTGGAGTCCATGATGCACAGTCCGGGGGATTACACCTTACTGAGTGCTGATAAGTATGAGATCAAG GTCTGGCCCATCGGCAGGGAGATCAACTGTGAGTGTTTGAAGACCCTGGCCGTGTCAGAGGACCGCAGCGTCTGCTTGCAGCCGCGTCTGCAGTTCGACGGGCGCCATGTCATCTGCAGCTCCGACCTGGGCGTCTACCAGTGGGACTTCGCCAGCTTTGATATCCTCAG GGTCATCAAGACGCACCACATGCCCAACCTCTCCTTGCTGAGCTTCGGCGAGGTGTTCGCCCTGCTGTTCGACCACAGCTACCTGTACGTGATGGACCTGAGGACTGAGGTCATCACGGGCCGCTGGCCGCTGCCGGCCTACCGCAAGTCAAAGCGCGGCTCCAGCTTCCTGCCCGGCGTCACGGCCTGGCTCAACGGACTGGACGGGGACAATGACTCAGGCCTGGTGTTTGCCACCAGCATGCCCGACCATAGCATTCACTTGGTACTGTGGAAGGAGAACGGGTAG